Proteins from a genomic interval of Danio rerio strain Tuebingen ecotype United States chromosome 4, GRCz12tu, whole genome shotgun sequence:
- the LOC137490084 gene encoding serine/threonine-protein kinase pim-2-like isoform X2 has translation MEFEHSSLTVSCQPSETPVGPDEVPEVRKVKKGFWKWPDFLCKTRTYDLVQATKDYHGAMLKQKVSSQPIEIPVGPDEVTEVRKAKKGFWKWPVFHRKTRTYDLIQATKDYHEAMLKQKVSCQPIETPVGPDEVPEARKEKKGFWKWPDFLCKTRTYDLVQATKEYHEALLKQKVFCQPIETPIGPNEVPEAKKEKKGFWKRVTCLFTSKSSRASALEDHVPAAEQLEEDDTEDDIILRHYKIGDKLGKGGFGSVYKATRRRDGLKVAVKCTVKSSKMKEITVPGYDKPLPTEIALTIMANNGPYVPEIIKLLDWEDNDDHYVIIMERPIPCMDLFCFLNHNNGPLDEKTGRHIMRQAIHAVSVCFNRGVFHRDIKLENLLVNPDTLEVKLIDFGCGAIAKESGYKVFCGTREYFPPEYELYGRYHAQPATVWSLGIVLFAMMCWALPTVSDHSLIRDYLWTRTDLSKECCQMICGCLQPDPDERLALQEMHLHNWFKV, from the exons ATGGAGTTTGAGCACAGTTCACTGACAGTGTCTTGTCAGCCCAGTGAAACACCTGTTGGGCCTGATGAAGTTCCTGAAGTGAGAAAGGTAAAAAAGGGCTTCTGGAAGTGGCCAGACTTCCTTTGCAAGACTAGAACATACGACCTCGTCCAGGCCACGAAGGACTACCATGGAGCCATGTTGAAGCAGAAAGTTTCTAGTCAGCCCATTGAAATACCAGTTGGGCCTGATGAGGTTACTGAAGTGAGAAAGGCAAAAAAGGGCTTCTGGAAGTGGCCAGTCTTCCATCGCAAAACTAGAACATACGACCTCATCCAAGCCACGAAGGACTACCATGAAGCCATGTTAAAACAAAAAGTTTCCTGTCAGCCCATTGAAACACCTGTTGGGCCTGATGAGGTTCCTGAAGCGAGAAAGGAAAAAAAGGGCTTCTGGAAGTGGCCAGACTTCCTTTGCAAGACTAGAACATACGACCTCGTCCAGGCCACGAAGGAATACCATGAAGCCCtgttaaaacaaaaagttttttgTCAGCCCATTGAAACACCCATTGGGCCTAATGAGGTTCCTGAAgcgaaaaaggaaaaaaagggcTTCTGGAAGAGAGTCACTTGTCTCTTCACTTCGAAGTCTAGTAGAG CTTCTGCTTTAGAGGACCATGTCCCTGCTGCTGAGCAGCTAGAGGAGGACGACACAGAAGATG acATCATTTTAAGGCATTACAAAATTGGTGACAAGCTGGGCAAAGGTGGATTCGGCTCTGTCTACAAAGCCACACGCCGCAGGGATGGACTTAAG GTTGCTGTGAAATGTACTGTAAAGTCATCGAAGATGAAGGAAATCACAGTG CCTGGTTATGACAAACCCCTCCCTACAGAAATTGCCCTGACAATCATGGCCAACAATGGTCCCTACGTCCCCGAGATTATCAAACTCCTAGACTGGGAGGACAACGATGACCACTACGTTATAATCATGGAGCGACCCATACCTTGTATGGACTTGTTTTGCTTCTTAAACCACAACAACGGACCTCTTGATGAGAAGACGGGACGCCATATAATGCGGCAGGCCATTCATGCTGTGAGCGTTTGCTTTAATCGCGGTGTCTTCCATCGGGATATAAAACTTGAAAACCTCCTGGTGAATCCAGACACTTTGGAGGTAAAGCTAATAGACTTCGGCTGTGGTGCGATCGCAAAGGAATCAGGCTACAAAGTCTTCTGTG gCACAAGAGAATACTTCCCTCCGGAGTACGAATTGTATGGCAGGTACCATGCACAGCCGGCGACTGTTTGGTCTCTAGGGATCGTCCTGTTCGCAATGATGTGTTGGGCTTTACCCACTGTCTCCGACCACTCCTTGATAAGGGACTATCTTTGGACTAGAACTGACCTGTCAAAAG AATGCTGCCAGATGATCTGCGGttgtctgcagccagacccagATGAGAGACTCGCTCTGCAGGAGATGCATCTCCATAACTGGTTTAAGGTATAA
- the LOC137490084 gene encoding serine/threonine-protein kinase pim-2-like isoform X1, translating to MEFEHSSLTVSCQPSETPVGPDEVPEVRKVKKGFWKWPDFLCKTRTYDLVQATKDYHGAMLKQKVSSQPIEIPVGPDEVTEVRKAKKGFWKWPVFHRKTRTYDLIQATKDYHEAMLKQKVSCQPIETPVGPDEVPEARKEKKGFWKWPDFLCKTRTYDLVQATKEYHEALLKQKVFCQPIETPIGPNEVPEAKKEKKGFWKRVTCLFTSKSSRASALEDHVPAAEQLEEDDTEDDIILRHYKIGDKLGKGGFGSVYKATRRRDGLKVAVKCTVKSSKMKEITVPGYDKPLPTEIALTIMANNGPYVPEIIKLLDWEDNDDHYVIIMERPIPCMDLFCFLNHNNGPLDEKTGRHIMRQAIHAVSVCFNRGVFHRDIKLENLLVNPDTLEVKLIDFGCGAIAKESGYKVFCGTREYFPPEYELYGRYHAQPATVWSLGIVLFAMMCWALPTVSDHSLIRDYLWTRTDLSKECCQMICGCLQPDPDERLALQEMHLHNWFKVME from the exons ATGGAGTTTGAGCACAGTTCACTGACAGTGTCTTGTCAGCCCAGTGAAACACCTGTTGGGCCTGATGAAGTTCCTGAAGTGAGAAAGGTAAAAAAGGGCTTCTGGAAGTGGCCAGACTTCCTTTGCAAGACTAGAACATACGACCTCGTCCAGGCCACGAAGGACTACCATGGAGCCATGTTGAAGCAGAAAGTTTCTAGTCAGCCCATTGAAATACCAGTTGGGCCTGATGAGGTTACTGAAGTGAGAAAGGCAAAAAAGGGCTTCTGGAAGTGGCCAGTCTTCCATCGCAAAACTAGAACATACGACCTCATCCAAGCCACGAAGGACTACCATGAAGCCATGTTAAAACAAAAAGTTTCCTGTCAGCCCATTGAAACACCTGTTGGGCCTGATGAGGTTCCTGAAGCGAGAAAGGAAAAAAAGGGCTTCTGGAAGTGGCCAGACTTCCTTTGCAAGACTAGAACATACGACCTCGTCCAGGCCACGAAGGAATACCATGAAGCCCtgttaaaacaaaaagttttttgTCAGCCCATTGAAACACCCATTGGGCCTAATGAGGTTCCTGAAgcgaaaaaggaaaaaaagggcTTCTGGAAGAGAGTCACTTGTCTCTTCACTTCGAAGTCTAGTAGAG CTTCTGCTTTAGAGGACCATGTCCCTGCTGCTGAGCAGCTAGAGGAGGACGACACAGAAGATG acATCATTTTAAGGCATTACAAAATTGGTGACAAGCTGGGCAAAGGTGGATTCGGCTCTGTCTACAAAGCCACACGCCGCAGGGATGGACTTAAG GTTGCTGTGAAATGTACTGTAAAGTCATCGAAGATGAAGGAAATCACAGTG CCTGGTTATGACAAACCCCTCCCTACAGAAATTGCCCTGACAATCATGGCCAACAATGGTCCCTACGTCCCCGAGATTATCAAACTCCTAGACTGGGAGGACAACGATGACCACTACGTTATAATCATGGAGCGACCCATACCTTGTATGGACTTGTTTTGCTTCTTAAACCACAACAACGGACCTCTTGATGAGAAGACGGGACGCCATATAATGCGGCAGGCCATTCATGCTGTGAGCGTTTGCTTTAATCGCGGTGTCTTCCATCGGGATATAAAACTTGAAAACCTCCTGGTGAATCCAGACACTTTGGAGGTAAAGCTAATAGACTTCGGCTGTGGTGCGATCGCAAAGGAATCAGGCTACAAAGTCTTCTGTG gCACAAGAGAATACTTCCCTCCGGAGTACGAATTGTATGGCAGGTACCATGCACAGCCGGCGACTGTTTGGTCTCTAGGGATCGTCCTGTTCGCAATGATGTGTTGGGCTTTACCCACTGTCTCCGACCACTCCTTGATAAGGGACTATCTTTGGACTAGAACTGACCTGTCAAAAG AATGCTGCCAGATGATCTGCGGttgtctgcagccagacccagATGAGAGACTCGCTCTGCAGGAGATGCATCTCCATAACTGGTTTAAG GTCATGGAGTAA